Proteins found in one Arachis stenosperma cultivar V10309 chromosome 8, arast.V10309.gnm1.PFL2, whole genome shotgun sequence genomic segment:
- the LOC130944973 gene encoding uncharacterized protein LOC130944973 isoform X1, with translation MATAPEPSASAADDEERRRSLQIESLHLVDFRQLSQSELYALSLTSSPAQHRCQDDAVIPKIDRSVFNESAGSRKQTFSRLRLVPRGKQPKPAPSPPASAAHIPLDEENSKIIEMLQRLFGVESLRTAARDGGGGGTSVGYNALVPFQGEFKSPDPNVFALQNIPICDVADDSAMKKRKRGRPRKNENSMAIVPVASPLPPPPPPKKKEEGEGFVDPVSEEVKKRTVGLENEAQVVEFLEGLKGEWSSQRKKKMTVEASELGSFLPAGWKVLLSVKKRAGRASILCRRYVSPYGQQFESFKEVSAHLLSFCGEDINIVKSSYPDDSPQYNINVPSGSQVLCYGPAGDVKPDADASCLSLASTSVESHHKTQVSVPSSTEREKLNTLNENSSSSLAGGCKLGDSIGGAFDYQTANYQSMMDGTHNVNSVRGCSIEEDRVLNQKTVDIIEVSGAACNPIPLVLPTPVTNNECGIIQHCDEMNSVTCIRNGVSDFSTKCHETAPWGNAQTLVDNNGDGVSERLVEDEQNVGSGSNRPFPNAEGKRFLGNNLEISDGKLAKDDKQHILCSDQSEVKDVSSNSQLQSSSDGFSLPPSQKDIKHFSINSSDRMQSFMLTESAIGDCFDGELLPIDKRISLPTGYTNNVSLSTCTEGASDCGGIDDAPNLSVANNVNDNHDPPTVELVTSFAEEKNPLNDQNHRIDYLLQTSSKCNLLTPPDDEQPSIFENLYNISAGTFDDAFMEPQLGLGSHNNDVAVDTYANESIMQGTLQGCESVALGSSVLNPFDKQSDNANKSCLSENAKSEPVDIHQTNSMGMPDFR, from the exons ATGGCGACGGCGCCAGAGCCCTCCGCCTCCGCCGCAGACGACGAGGAACGCCGCCGCTCCCTTCAAATCGAGTCTCTCCATCTCGTGGACTTCCGCCAACTCTCCCAATCGGAGCTTTACGCGCTCTCCCTAACCTCCTCACCCGCCCAACACCGTTGCCAAGACGACGCCGTAATCCCTAAAATCGACCGCTCCGTCTTCAACGAGTCCGCCGGCAGCCGCAAGCAGACGTTCTCCCGCCTTCGCCTCGTACCGCGTGGTAAGCAACCCAAACCCGCCCCTTCCCCTCCCGCCTCCGCCGCCCACATTCCCCTTGACGAAGAAAACTCCAAAATCATAGAAATGCTTCAGAGGCTCTTCGGCGTCGAGTCTCTCCGCACCGCCGCGCGAGACGGCGGGGGAGGAGGCACCAGCGTAGGCTACAACGCACTCGTCCCCTTCCAGGGGGAGTTCAAGTCACCGGACCCGAACGTCTTCGCGCTCCAGAACATTCCGATCTGCGACGTCGCGGACGATAGCGCGATGAAGAAGCGGAAGCGAGGGCGGCCGCGGAAGAACGAGAATTCGATGGCGATTGTGCCAGTAGCATCGCCTCTTCCTCCGCCGCCTCCAccgaagaagaaggaagagggtGAGGGTTTTGTTGACCCGGTTTCGGAAGAGGTGAAGAAGAGGACGGTGGGGTTAGAGAATGAGGctcaggttgttgagttcttgGAGGGTTTGAAGGGAGAGTGGAGTAGtcaaaggaagaagaaaatgactGTGGAGGCGAGTGAGCTTGGTTCTTTCTTGCCGGCTGGGTGGAAGGTCTTGCTTTCTGTCAAGAAGAGAGCCGGTCGTGCTTCCATTCTTTGTCGCCGTTACGTAAG CCCTTATGGGCAGCAGTTTGAGTCGTTCAAGGAAGTCTCTGCACACTTGCTTTCGTTTTGTGGAGAAGATATAAATATTGTAAAATCTAGTTATCCCGATGACAGTCCGCAGTATAATATCAATGTGCCATCTGGAAGT CAGGTTCTTTGTTACGGCCCTGCTGGAGACGTAAAGCCTGATGCTGATGCAAGCTGTCTAAGTTTAGCTAGTACATCTGTAGAATCTCACCATAAAACGCAAGTTAGTGTTCCATCATCAACTGAAAGAGAGAAGCTAAACACTCTGAATGAGAATTCCAGTAGCtctttggctgggggttgtaaaTTAGGAGATTCTATTGGTGGAGCCTTTGACTATCAAACTGCAAATTATCAATCCATGATGGATGGTACCCATAATGTAAATTCAGTTCGCGGATGTTCAATTGAGGAAGATAGAGTTCTAAATCAGAAGACGGTTGATATCATTGAAGTTAGTGGTGCTGCCTGCAATCCTATTCCTTTGGTTCTCCCAACTCCTGTCACCAATAATGAGTGTGGTATTATTCAACATTGTGATGAAATGAATTCTGTGACATGCATAAGAAATGGTGTTAGTGATTTTAGTACCAAATGCCATGAAACTGCTCCCTGGGGAAATGCACAAACACTTGTTGACAACAATGGGGATGGTGTTTCTGAGAGACTAGTGGAAGATGAGCAGAATGTAGGTTCTGGAAGCAACAGGCCTTTTCCAAATGCTGAGGGGAAAAGGTTTTTAGGCAACAATTTAGAGATTAGTGATGGAAAGCTTGCTAAGGATGACAAGCAACACATTTTGTGTAGTGATCAGTCTGAAGTTAAAGATGTTTCTAGTAATTCTCAATTGCAGAGTAGTTCTGATggattttctcttcctccatcTCAGAAAGATATAAAACATTTTTCTATAAATAGTTCAGACAGAATGCAGAGTTTTATGCTGACAGAGTCTGCTATCGGAGACTGTTTTGACGGTGAATTATTACCTATTGACAAGAGAATTTCCCTTCCCACTGGCTACACAAATAATGTTTCTTTAAGCACGTGCACAGAAGGTGCTTCTGACTGTGGTGGGATTGATGATGCCCCTAATCTTTCAGTAGCAAATAATGTCAATGATAATCACGATCCTCCAACTGTTGAGCTTGTGACAAGCTTTGCAGAGGAAAAGAATCCATTGAATGACCAAAATCACAGAATAGACTATTTGTTGCAGACAAGTTCGAAATGTAACTTACTAACTCCTCCTGATGATGAGCAACCCTCGATTTTTGAAAATCTGTATAATATTTCTGCTGGTACCTTTGATGATGCTTTCATGGAGCCTCAATTAGGGCTTGGTTCTCACAATAATGATGTTGCAGTAGATACATATGCTAATGAAAGCATTATGCAGGGAACATTGCAAGGTTGTGAATCTGTTGCTCTTGGTAGCAGTGTTTTAAACCCATTTGACAAGCAAAGTGATAATGCAAATAAATCTTGCTTATCAGAGAATGCCAAGAGTGAGCCAGTTGACATACATCAAACCAACTCTATGGGTATGCCTGACTTTCGTTAG
- the LOC130945457 gene encoding uncharacterized protein LOC130945457, which translates to MGLLCDDREFIAAINEVAELASGHQLRKLFAMLLISNSISNPERVWNATWTLLADGILYERRKALKNQGLNMTDDELKNLCLIEIEKILNSNARSLRDYQSMPYSEMSHVRLFQNKLIEEELAYDTNELTHTNLYTEQKMTHEQRLVFNEIFNAVVTDSGGFYFVYGHGGCGKIVLNVASSGIASLLLPGGRTAHSRFLIPITTTDESTCNIKHGSLKAELLIQSSLIIWDEAPMLNKMCFEALDRTLRDLMSVTDQHKTHQPFGGKVVVLGGDFRQILSVILKGSRHDILASAINSSHLWSFCKVLKLHTNIRLLMSSLDQDEGEMKRFANWILDVGNGNIGSVVGDESEVEIPNDLLITATDDPLSHFVDFAYPNLLQNMSDYRYFQSRAILAPTLESVEKVNDFVLTIFPGMEKEYLSSDTTCQADENEDVQQEWFTPEFLNDIKCSELPNHKLTLKPGVAVMLLRNIDQTSSLCNGTRLIVNELSSNVIGATVVTGRNIGDKVYIPRMNLIPSDSGLPFKFQRRQFSLTVCFAMTINKSQGQSLSHVGLYLPKSVFTHGQLYVALSRVKSRSGLRVLILDEDGNPKSSTTNVVFKEIFNNI; encoded by the exons ATGGGACTACTGTGCGATGATAGGGAATTCATTGCAGCTATTAATGAGGTAGCTGAACTTGCATCTGGTCATCAATTGAGAAAATTATTTGCGATGCTACTGATATCTAATAGCATTAGCAACCCAGAGCGTGTTTGGAATGCAACTTGGACATTATTGGCTGATGGAATACTATATGAGAGGAGAAAAGCTTTGAAAAACCAAG GACTAAACATGACTGATGACGAATTGAAAAACCTCTGCCTTATTGAGATTGAGAAGATACTCAACAGCAATGCGAGATCTTTAAGAGACTATCAATCAATGCCATATTCTGAGATGTCTCATGTTCGCCTTTTTCAGAATAAGCTAATAGAGGAGGAGTTAGCATATGACACAAATGAGTTGACTCATACAAACTTATATACAGAACAAAAGATGACTCATGAACAAAGGTTAGTATTTAATGAGATATTCAATGCTGTTGTTACAGACTCTGGTGGTTTTTACTTCGTTTATGGGCATGGTGGGTGTG GAAAAATTGTTTTAAATGTTGCATCCAGTGGAATTGCTTCTTTACTCCTACCTGGTGGCCGAACGGCTCATTCTAGATTTTTAATACCCATTACAACTACTGATGAATCTACTTGCAACATCAAGCATGGCAGTTTGAAGGCTGAGCTGCTCATCCAAAGTAGCTTAATAATTTGGGATGAAGCTCCAATGCTCAATAAAATGTGCTTTGAAGCACTTGATCGGACGCTCAGGGATCTTATGTCAGTTACCGATCAACATAAGACACATCAACCATTTGGTGGTAAGGTTGTTGTTCTAGGAGGTGATTTCAGACAGATACTTTCGGTGATTCTGAAAGGAAGTAGACACGATATATTGGCATCCGCTATTAACTCATCCCATCTGTGGTCATTTTGTAAGGTTCTGAAACTGCATACGAATATAAGGCTTCTAATGTCTTCTTTGGATCAAGATGAAGGTGAAATGAAGAGATTTGCTAATTGGATACTTGATGTTGGAAATGGAAATATTGGCTCTGTTGTTGGTGATGAATCAGAAGTTGAAATTCCAAATGATCTATTGATTACAGCTACTGATGACCCTCTCTCTCATTTTGTAGACTTTGCATATCCAAATTTGTTGCAAAACATGTCAGATTACAGATATTTTCAGAGTAGGGCAATTCTTGCACCCACGCTTGAGAGTGTCGAGAAGGTAAACGATTTTGTCTTGACAATCTTTCCAGGGATGGAAAAGGAGTATTTGAGCTCTGACACAACATGTCAAGCTGATGAGAATGAAGATGTACAACAAGAGTGGTTCACACCAGAGTTCCTAAATGACATCAAATGTTCGGAACTACCCAATCACAAGTTGACTTTGAAACCAGGAGTCGCTGTAATGCTACTGCGAAACATAGACCAGACTTCAAGTTTATGCAACGGGACAAGATTAATAGTTAACGAACTTAGCAGCAATGTAATTGGAGCGACGGTAGTGACCGGTAGAAATATTGGAGATAAAGTGTACATTCcaagaatgaacttgatccctTCAGATTCAGGATTGCCATTTAAGTTCCAACGGAGACAATTTTCATTGACAGTATGCTTTGCAATGACCATTAACAAGAGTCAGGGTCAATCATTATCACATGTAGGACTTTATTTGCCAAAATCAGTGTTCACTCATGGACAACTTTATGTTGCTTTGTCAAGAGTTAAGAGTCGCAGTGGCCTCAGGGTTTTAATTCTAGACGAAGACGGCAATCCAAAGTCATCAACAACAAATGTCGTGTTCAAAgagatttttaataatatttag
- the LOC130944973 gene encoding uncharacterized protein LOC130944973 isoform X2, with translation MATAPEPSASAADDEERRRSLQIESLHLVDFRQLSQSELYALSLTSSPAQHRCQDDAVIPKIDRSVFNESAGSRKQTFSRLRLVPRGKQPKPAPSPPASAAHIPLDEENSKIIEMLQRLFGVESLRTAARDGGGGGTSVGYNALVPFQGEFKSPDPNVFALQNIPICDVADDSAMKKRKRGRPRKNENSMAIVPVASPLPPPPPPKKKEEGEGFVDPVSEEVKKRTVGLENEAQVVEFLEGLKGEWSSQRKKKMTVEASELGSFLPAGWKVLLSVKKRAGRASILCRRYVSPYGQQFESFKEVSAHLLSFCGEDINIVKSSYPDDSPQYNINVPSGSVLCYGPAGDVKPDADASCLSLASTSVESHHKTQVSVPSSTEREKLNTLNENSSSSLAGGCKLGDSIGGAFDYQTANYQSMMDGTHNVNSVRGCSIEEDRVLNQKTVDIIEVSGAACNPIPLVLPTPVTNNECGIIQHCDEMNSVTCIRNGVSDFSTKCHETAPWGNAQTLVDNNGDGVSERLVEDEQNVGSGSNRPFPNAEGKRFLGNNLEISDGKLAKDDKQHILCSDQSEVKDVSSNSQLQSSSDGFSLPPSQKDIKHFSINSSDRMQSFMLTESAIGDCFDGELLPIDKRISLPTGYTNNVSLSTCTEGASDCGGIDDAPNLSVANNVNDNHDPPTVELVTSFAEEKNPLNDQNHRIDYLLQTSSKCNLLTPPDDEQPSIFENLYNISAGTFDDAFMEPQLGLGSHNNDVAVDTYANESIMQGTLQGCESVALGSSVLNPFDKQSDNANKSCLSENAKSEPVDIHQTNSMGMPDFR, from the exons ATGGCGACGGCGCCAGAGCCCTCCGCCTCCGCCGCAGACGACGAGGAACGCCGCCGCTCCCTTCAAATCGAGTCTCTCCATCTCGTGGACTTCCGCCAACTCTCCCAATCGGAGCTTTACGCGCTCTCCCTAACCTCCTCACCCGCCCAACACCGTTGCCAAGACGACGCCGTAATCCCTAAAATCGACCGCTCCGTCTTCAACGAGTCCGCCGGCAGCCGCAAGCAGACGTTCTCCCGCCTTCGCCTCGTACCGCGTGGTAAGCAACCCAAACCCGCCCCTTCCCCTCCCGCCTCCGCCGCCCACATTCCCCTTGACGAAGAAAACTCCAAAATCATAGAAATGCTTCAGAGGCTCTTCGGCGTCGAGTCTCTCCGCACCGCCGCGCGAGACGGCGGGGGAGGAGGCACCAGCGTAGGCTACAACGCACTCGTCCCCTTCCAGGGGGAGTTCAAGTCACCGGACCCGAACGTCTTCGCGCTCCAGAACATTCCGATCTGCGACGTCGCGGACGATAGCGCGATGAAGAAGCGGAAGCGAGGGCGGCCGCGGAAGAACGAGAATTCGATGGCGATTGTGCCAGTAGCATCGCCTCTTCCTCCGCCGCCTCCAccgaagaagaaggaagagggtGAGGGTTTTGTTGACCCGGTTTCGGAAGAGGTGAAGAAGAGGACGGTGGGGTTAGAGAATGAGGctcaggttgttgagttcttgGAGGGTTTGAAGGGAGAGTGGAGTAGtcaaaggaagaagaaaatgactGTGGAGGCGAGTGAGCTTGGTTCTTTCTTGCCGGCTGGGTGGAAGGTCTTGCTTTCTGTCAAGAAGAGAGCCGGTCGTGCTTCCATTCTTTGTCGCCGTTACGTAAG CCCTTATGGGCAGCAGTTTGAGTCGTTCAAGGAAGTCTCTGCACACTTGCTTTCGTTTTGTGGAGAAGATATAAATATTGTAAAATCTAGTTATCCCGATGACAGTCCGCAGTATAATATCAATGTGCCATCTGGAAGT GTTCTTTGTTACGGCCCTGCTGGAGACGTAAAGCCTGATGCTGATGCAAGCTGTCTAAGTTTAGCTAGTACATCTGTAGAATCTCACCATAAAACGCAAGTTAGTGTTCCATCATCAACTGAAAGAGAGAAGCTAAACACTCTGAATGAGAATTCCAGTAGCtctttggctgggggttgtaaaTTAGGAGATTCTATTGGTGGAGCCTTTGACTATCAAACTGCAAATTATCAATCCATGATGGATGGTACCCATAATGTAAATTCAGTTCGCGGATGTTCAATTGAGGAAGATAGAGTTCTAAATCAGAAGACGGTTGATATCATTGAAGTTAGTGGTGCTGCCTGCAATCCTATTCCTTTGGTTCTCCCAACTCCTGTCACCAATAATGAGTGTGGTATTATTCAACATTGTGATGAAATGAATTCTGTGACATGCATAAGAAATGGTGTTAGTGATTTTAGTACCAAATGCCATGAAACTGCTCCCTGGGGAAATGCACAAACACTTGTTGACAACAATGGGGATGGTGTTTCTGAGAGACTAGTGGAAGATGAGCAGAATGTAGGTTCTGGAAGCAACAGGCCTTTTCCAAATGCTGAGGGGAAAAGGTTTTTAGGCAACAATTTAGAGATTAGTGATGGAAAGCTTGCTAAGGATGACAAGCAACACATTTTGTGTAGTGATCAGTCTGAAGTTAAAGATGTTTCTAGTAATTCTCAATTGCAGAGTAGTTCTGATggattttctcttcctccatcTCAGAAAGATATAAAACATTTTTCTATAAATAGTTCAGACAGAATGCAGAGTTTTATGCTGACAGAGTCTGCTATCGGAGACTGTTTTGACGGTGAATTATTACCTATTGACAAGAGAATTTCCCTTCCCACTGGCTACACAAATAATGTTTCTTTAAGCACGTGCACAGAAGGTGCTTCTGACTGTGGTGGGATTGATGATGCCCCTAATCTTTCAGTAGCAAATAATGTCAATGATAATCACGATCCTCCAACTGTTGAGCTTGTGACAAGCTTTGCAGAGGAAAAGAATCCATTGAATGACCAAAATCACAGAATAGACTATTTGTTGCAGACAAGTTCGAAATGTAACTTACTAACTCCTCCTGATGATGAGCAACCCTCGATTTTTGAAAATCTGTATAATATTTCTGCTGGTACCTTTGATGATGCTTTCATGGAGCCTCAATTAGGGCTTGGTTCTCACAATAATGATGTTGCAGTAGATACATATGCTAATGAAAGCATTATGCAGGGAACATTGCAAGGTTGTGAATCTGTTGCTCTTGGTAGCAGTGTTTTAAACCCATTTGACAAGCAAAGTGATAATGCAAATAAATCTTGCTTATCAGAGAATGCCAAGAGTGAGCCAGTTGACATACATCAAACCAACTCTATGGGTATGCCTGACTTTCGTTAG
- the LOC130944975 gene encoding 5'-adenylylsulfate reductase-like 4 isoform X2, producing the protein MLFFFVAHGDEVTLQKALSMVHKNSHEYVAVLFYASWCPFSRIFRPVFSILSSLYPSIPHYAIEESSVRPSILSKYGVHGFPTLLILNSTMRIRYHGSRILGSLVVFYNEVTGVRVDSLDQLSLDKVGHLSVHESHGTTEQESCPFSWARSPEHLLRQETYLALATAFVVLRLLYLFFPTLLMCIQYAWNRVLQNVRLGSLLEHPLVYLKRTVQSFKCLKEPCKRSNLQEGAMNAKAWASKSLASVSIGEASTSRGTHQ; encoded by the exons ATGTTATTTTTCTTCGTAGCACAT GGAGATGAGGTTACTTTGCAGAAGGCATTGAGTATGGTTCACAAGAATAGTCATGAATATGTAGCTGTACTTTTCTATGCATCATGGTGTCCTTTCTCTCGGATTTTTAGACCAGTTTTCTCCATCCTGTCTTCCCTATACCCTTCCATTCCCCATTATGCTATTGAAGAATCATCTGTTAGGCCAAG CATATTATCAAAATACGGTGTTCATGGTTTCCCTACACTACTCATTTTAAATTCTACTATGCGCATTCGTTATCACGGATCTCGGATATTGGGTTCTCTCGTAGTTTTCTACAATGAAGTTACCG GagttagggttgattcacttgATCAACTATCCCTGGATAAAGTTGGGCATCTGTCAGTTCATGAGAGTCATGGTACCACAGAGCAAGAAAGTTGCCCCTTTTCTTGGGCCAGATCTCCAGAACATTTGCTGCGGCAGGAGACTTATTTGGCTTTGGCCACTGCATTCGTGGTTTTGAGACTACTTTACTTATTTTTTCCTACACTGCTTATGTGTATCCAATATGCTTGGAATAGGGTTCTCCAAAACGTTAGATTAGGGAGCTTGTTGGAACATCCTTTGGTGTATCTGAAGCGAACAGTACAGTCATTTAAATGCCTTAAAGAGCCATGCAAGAGAAGTAATCTGCAGGAAGGAGCAATGAATGCTAAAGCTTGGGCTTCTAAGTCCCTTGCCTCGGTCTCAATTGGGGAGGCTAGCACTAGCCGTGGTACGCACCAGTAA
- the LOC130944975 gene encoding 5'-adenylylsulfate reductase-like 4 isoform X1, translating into MMRFSGSEIVVATLLCWSISCTAQPHKVSVSAADAAICPKESVFDFILGFRDATCSLPDSVGSIRYTGVTEGDEVTLQKALSMVHKNSHEYVAVLFYASWCPFSRIFRPVFSILSSLYPSIPHYAIEESSVRPSILSKYGVHGFPTLLILNSTMRIRYHGSRILGSLVVFYNEVTGVRVDSLDQLSLDKVGHLSVHESHGTTEQESCPFSWARSPEHLLRQETYLALATAFVVLRLLYLFFPTLLMCIQYAWNRVLQNVRLGSLLEHPLVYLKRTVQSFKCLKEPCKRSNLQEGAMNAKAWASKSLASVSIGEASTSRGTHQ; encoded by the exons ATGATGAGGTTTTCGGGATCGGAGATCGTGGTCGCCACGTTGCTCTGTTGGAGCATTTCTTGCACCGCCCAGCCGCACAAGGTTTCGGTTTCTGCCGCCGACGCCGCCATATGTCCGAAGGAGTCAGTCTTTGATTTCATATTAGGGTTTCGAGATGCGACCTGCTCGCTCCCTGATTCCGTTGGATCCATCCGTTACACTGGTGTCACCGAG GGAGATGAGGTTACTTTGCAGAAGGCATTGAGTATGGTTCACAAGAATAGTCATGAATATGTAGCTGTACTTTTCTATGCATCATGGTGTCCTTTCTCTCGGATTTTTAGACCAGTTTTCTCCATCCTGTCTTCCCTATACCCTTCCATTCCCCATTATGCTATTGAAGAATCATCTGTTAGGCCAAG CATATTATCAAAATACGGTGTTCATGGTTTCCCTACACTACTCATTTTAAATTCTACTATGCGCATTCGTTATCACGGATCTCGGATATTGGGTTCTCTCGTAGTTTTCTACAATGAAGTTACCG GagttagggttgattcacttgATCAACTATCCCTGGATAAAGTTGGGCATCTGTCAGTTCATGAGAGTCATGGTACCACAGAGCAAGAAAGTTGCCCCTTTTCTTGGGCCAGATCTCCAGAACATTTGCTGCGGCAGGAGACTTATTTGGCTTTGGCCACTGCATTCGTGGTTTTGAGACTACTTTACTTATTTTTTCCTACACTGCTTATGTGTATCCAATATGCTTGGAATAGGGTTCTCCAAAACGTTAGATTAGGGAGCTTGTTGGAACATCCTTTGGTGTATCTGAAGCGAACAGTACAGTCATTTAAATGCCTTAAAGAGCCATGCAAGAGAAGTAATCTGCAGGAAGGAGCAATGAATGCTAAAGCTTGGGCTTCTAAGTCCCTTGCCTCGGTCTCAATTGGGGAGGCTAGCACTAGCCGTGGTACGCACCAGTAA
- the LOC130944976 gene encoding probable protein phosphatase 2C 10, with protein sequence MAKLCCFKASYSQLVATRSSSSTGKGKNHDGTVKYGFSLVKGRANHPMEDYHVAKFVQIQDKELGLFAIYDGHLGDRVPAYLQKNLFPNILREDEFWEDPTLSISKAYESTDKAILSHSSDLGRGGSTAVTAILINGRRLWIANVGDSRAVLSKKGQALQMTTDHEPNTERGSIENKGGFVSNLPGDVPRVNGQLAVSRAFGDKSLKSHLRSDPDVQTSDIDAETDLLILASDGLWKVMTNQEAVDIARRMKEPQKAAKQLTAEALERDSKDDISCVVVRFR encoded by the exons ATGGCTAAGTTGTGCTGTTTCAAGGCTTCTTACTCTCAG CTTGTAGCAACACGTTCTTCATCAAGCACTGGTAAGGGGAAAAACCATGATGGGACAGTAAAGTATGGTTTCAGCCTAGTGAAAGGGAGAGCTAATCATCCAATGGAGGATTATCATGTTGCCAAGTTTGTGCAGATTCAAGACAAAGAATTGGGTTTGTTTGCAATTTATGATGGCCACCTTGGAGACCGTGTTCCTGCCTACTTACAGAAAAACTTGTTCCCCAACATTTTAAGGGAG GATGAGTTTTGGGAAGACCCAACTTTATCAATCTCAAAGGCTTATGAGAGCACAGATAAGGCAATTCTATCACACAGTTCCGATTTGGGGCGTGGTGGATCGACGGCTGTGACTGCAATATTGATCAATGGACGCAGGTTGTGGATTGCTAATGTTGGTGATTCAAGAGCTGTTCTTTCAAAGAAAGGACAAGCTTTACAAATGACCACAGACCATGAACCTAACACTGAACGAGGTAGTATTGAGAACAAAGGTGGTTTTGTCTCCAATTTGCCAG GTGACGTGCCAAGAGTGAATGGTCAACTAGCAGTATCTCGTGCGTTTGGAGATAAGAGCTTAAAGTCGCATTTGCGGTCAGACCCAGATGTACAAACAAGTGATATAGATGCTGAAACTGATCTTCTAATCCTTGCAAGTGATGGACTCTGGAAGGTAATGACAAATCAAGAGGCAGTAGACATTGCCAGAAGGATGAAAGAACCACAGAAAGCAGCAAAGCAATTAACTGCTGAAGCATTAGAAAGAGACAGTAAAGATGACATATCTTGTGTTGTCGTTAGATTTAGATGA
- the LOC130945458 gene encoding uncharacterized protein LOC130945458, which produces MAGIHKIADINPTIDNLCVRIRVIRLWTLPSYGNSPLPYSIDMVWLDEDGGKIHASVKKAFVSRFVNLLEEGISYQIRYFGVGLNKGYFNTTHHEYVVNLNQRTDVHRLPESSSILRYGFKFVSFDTLNALGYDCTYLVDVVGYLAGIGNEKTLEKDGKFTKYTVIELEIDDGFVRFEESRGNIGGIPNEAAFLKIYQGKTIEQLKEFDTNSICVVLATISHIMDTPDWWYSQCECNRYRIKLGVIDDSDCACFVVFDKEAKQVLGKSCVEILNPLLLKGDLSDTPTLLLNLIDKTFLFIVEVQISDNPHFSPSYKVKKMTDNVDLINKFKEAHPIQIDVDYTGGLLPISKTSSIIEGEKVEGAKNLLLEFSNEVAANDESELLENAITPTKRLSSESEESKVEGDTSTSKKIKIEKET; this is translated from the exons ATGGCTGGTATTCACAAAATTGCTGACATCAATCCTACAATCGATAATTTGTGTGTACGTATACGAGTGATACGGTTATGGACACTACCAAGTTACGGAAATTCTCCATTGCCATACTCAATTGATATGGTTTGGCTCGATGAAGAC GGAGGAAAAATACACGCCTCAGTTAAGAAGGCTTTTGTGTCTCGATTCGTAAATTTGCTGGAGGAAGGAATATCTTACCAAATAAGATATTTTGGTGTTGGACTCAATAAGGGTTACTTCAACACTACACATCATGAATACGTGGTTAATTTAAACCAACGTACTGATGTGCACAGACTTCCAGAATCGTCGAGTATCCTACGATATGGATTTAAGTTTGTGAGTTTTGACACTCTCAATGCTCTTGGGTATGATTGCACCTATTTAGTTG ATGTTGTTGGATATCTTGCTGGAATTGGAAATGAGAAGACTCTTGAAAAGGATGGCAAATTTACCAAATATACTGTTATCGAATTAGAGATTGATGATGG CTTTGTAAGATTTGAAGAATCTAGAGGTAATATCGGCGGAATTCCAAATGAGGCtgcattcttaaaaatttatcaaGGCAAAACCATCGAACAGTTAAAAGAATTCGATacg aattctaTTTGTGTTGTCTTGGCTACTATAAGTCATATTATGGATACTCCAGACTGGTGGTACAGCCAATGTGAATGCAACAG GTATCGAATAAAGCTTGGTGTCATTGATGATTCTGACTGTGCATGTTTTGTAGTCTTTGACAAGGAGGCAAAACAAGTTTTGGGAAAGAGCTGTGTAGAGATACTTAATCCACTCCTATTG AAAGGAGATCTATCGGATACACCTACACTTTTGCTCAACCTAATTGATAAGACCTTTCTCTTCATCGTTGAAGTTCAAATATCTGATAATCCACATTTTTCACCTTCTTATAAAGTTAAGAAGATGACTGATAATGTGGACctcataaataaattcaaagaGGCTCACCCTATTCAAATT gatGTTGACTATACCGGTGGTTTGCTTCCAATTTCAAAGACATCCTCAATCATTGAAGGAGAGAAAGTAGAAGGTGCTAAG AATTTGTTGCTTGAATTCTCCAATGAAGTTGCTGCCAATGATGAATCCGAATTGTTGGAAAATGCTATTACACCAACTAAGCGATTATCCTCGGAGTCGGAAGAATCGAAGGTAGAAGGAGATACCTCAACTTCCAAGAAGATCAAGATTGAGAAAGAAACTTGA